Within the Merismopedia glauca CCAP 1448/3 genome, the region TAATCGCTGAAACCTTTATAGAGCAATGACTTCAACTACTGGTTGCCCCTGGTTGCACGAACCTTCTATTTTCGCCTACAGGTCTTGCATGATGGTGCTGCGGTCTTGCGTCCAGCGTTTCGGTCGTTTTCCAGGGTCAGTCGTCGTAGATGGAGGCAAGGAATTCCATAGCGTCTACTTTGACACCCTATTAGCCCGCTACCACTGCATTAAAAAGACCAGACCTGGAGGCAAACCGCGTTTTGGCTCTGTAGTCGAGCGATTGTTCGGCACAACAAATACAGAGTTTATCTACAACCTATTGGGCAACACCCAAGCCAGCAAACAACCGCGTCAACTGACCAAAGCAGTCGATCCAAAACTTCTTGCGGTTTGGACGCTAGCAGATTTATATACCTATCTGAGCAAGTGGGCTTACTCTATCTATGACAACTTAGAACATGATTCCTTGGGTGCGACACCATTACAAGTTTATACCGACGTATTGGCAACCACAGGGGAGAGGGAACACCGACGCATTGCTTATGACGAAGACTTTCTCATGGCAACGCGCCCCAGCACCCCAAAAGGAAATGCTCTAGTCCAGCCCGGAGTTGGAATTAAAGTCAACTATCTTTATTACTGGAACGACGCTTTCCGCAGTCCAGCAGTAGAAAAAAACAAAGTCCCGGTACGCTATGACCCTTTTGATATGGGTATAGCTTATGCATACCTG harbors:
- a CDS encoding Mu transposase C-terminal domain-containing protein: MTSTTGCPWLHEPSIFAYRSCMMVLRSCVQRFGRFPGSVVVDGGKEFHSVYFDTLLARYHCIKKTRPGGKPRFGSVVERLFGTTNTEFIYNLLGNTQASKQPRQLTKAVDPKLLAVWTLADLYTYLSKWAYSIYDNLEHDSLGATPLQVYTDVLATTGEREHRRIAYDEDFLMATRPSTPKGNALVQPGVGIKVNYLYYWNDAFRSPAVEKNKVPVRYDPFDMGIAYAYLEGRWVQCISQYYSTFVGRTEKEVLLAAQEIRQQDKRNAVSTNISAKRLADFIAAVQEHETLLLQRLRDLEAVGVLESLTASNSGTPKESQISIPVLEVTANTGKMAIEPALSENIELVDVARLPILGEYC